A single Candidatus Omnitrophota bacterium DNA region contains:
- a CDS encoding SAM-dependent methyltransferase, whose translation MAFTLEQVVPWGRSFEEYAGMFSLSPKELGLNIISCGDGPASFNYGMKERGHKVISCDPIYAFSAGQIRSRIKRTYASVMEQLKGNEEAYVWTTFKNPEEVGRVRMKAMNAFLEDYPHGKKEGRYLAECLPHISFNNDRFDLALCSHLLFLYSKHLSLDFHIASITEMLRVSKEVRIFPLLELSGGKSPYLKDVISEFRGKGHEVATPKVNYEFQRGGDMMLRISR comes from the coding sequence ATGGCATTCACTCTGGAACAAGTCGTCCCCTGGGGGCGGTCATTCGAGGAATATGCTGGGATGTTCTCTCTTTCCCCGAAAGAATTGGGCTTGAACATCATAAGCTGTGGGGATGGCCCCGCCAGTTTTAATTATGGCATGAAAGAACGCGGGCACAAGGTCATTTCCTGTGACCCGATCTACGCGTTCAGCGCCGGACAGATACGTTCCAGGATCAAGAGAACATATGCCTCGGTCATGGAACAATTGAAAGGCAACGAAGAGGCCTATGTGTGGACTACCTTCAAGAACCCGGAAGAAGTCGGCCGAGTAAGAATGAAGGCGATGAACGCGTTCCTTGAAGATTACCCCCACGGCAAAAAAGAAGGCCGATACCTTGCCGAATGCTTGCCCCACATATCGTTCAACAACGACCGGTTCGACCTGGCCCTATGTTCGCACTTATTGTTCCTGTACTCAAAGCATTTATCCCTGGACTTCCACATTGCGTCGATCACGGAAATGCTTCGGGTATCAAAAGAAGTACGGATATTCCCCCTGCTCGAATTAAGCGGTGGAAAAAGCCCCTACCTTAAGGATGTCATCTCGGAATTCAGGGGTAAAGGCCATGAAGTCGCCACACCCAAGGTGAACTATGAGTTCCAGCGCGGCGGCGACATGATGTTGAGGATCAGCAGGTGA